The Ictalurus furcatus strain D&B chromosome 5, Billie_1.0, whole genome shotgun sequence genome includes a region encoding these proteins:
- the LOC128607565 gene encoding rhamnose-binding lectin-like, producing the protein MLLLKFTLLTLLIEAPDLLVSGENIITCYGDIQHLTCATGLIKVKSSVYGRTDRHTCSASRPASQVANTNCALRISTIADRCNGLKDCDLKTDLLGNPDPCFGTYKYYNTTYECIYGWYSVICEYGYSTLDCGDDSIQIINANYGRAESRTCSNGLPSVLTQNTNCYALNTFSTVSAMCNGQRKCTVRADYTIFTDPCFGTLKYLTVSYKCISAHRLDI; encoded by the exons ATGCTCCTCCTGAAGTTCACTCTACTCACCT TACTCATTGAAGCACCTGATTTGCTTGTTTCTGGAG AGAATATAATTACCTGCTATGGTGATATCCAACACCTGACTTGTG CCACTGGACTGATAAAGGTGAAGTCTTCTGTATATGGCCGTACAGACCGTCACACTTGTAGTGCTAGTCGTCCAGCTTCTCAGGTTGCAAATACCAACTGTGCCTTGAGGATTTCCACAATCGCAGATAG ATGCAATGGACTAAAAGACTGTGACTTAAAGACGGATTTACTTGGCAACCCTGACCCATGTTTTGGAACCTACAAGTACTACAACACCACTTATGAATGTATCTATGGCT GGTATTCTGTGATCTGTGAGTATGGTTACAGCACATTGGACTGTG GAGATGATTCTATTCAAATCATAAATGCGAACTACGGACGTGCTGAATCTAGAACCTGTTCAAATGGACTCCCCAGTGTTTTGACCCAGAACACCAACTGCTACGCTCTGAACACATTCTCAACTGTGTCCGCAAT GTGTAATGGACAGAGGAAATGCACTGTAAGAGCTGACTACACCATCTTTACAGATCCTTGCTTTGGGACTCTTAAATACCTCACTGTGTCCTACAAGTGCATTTCAGCTCATA GGCTGGACATCTAG